A window of Streptomyces sp. NBC_01224 genomic DNA:
CCAGAATGGTTCGGTCAGCGATGATGGCAGTACAGGCACAGGTCTCCCCGGTGATCACAGAGCGTCGCAGCTCCATGATCGCCAAGACTTGCGCCTGCTTTGCTACCGGGGTACCGCCACCGTGCCGATCTGTGCGGCCTCCTACCTGCACACGAGTTGGGTGACCACCGCTCAGCGAGGCGCAGCCAGGCGAGCTGGCGCACATGAGGGGCAAGCGGAAGCAGGAATGGGCCAGCCGCTGTGCTGGGACACAAGTCGACTACTCGGTGGGGCGCAGTAAATCTACCGGCCGATCTCCGTCCGCAGCTTCTTACTGTTTCGCTAAGAGCTCCTACTAGGGCTTTGTTAGGTCCTGTGGTGGGGTTCGGGGGTTGGTGCGGGTTGGCCGCATATCGAGCAGGCGCCGGTCCAGGTGGCCAGGAGGGCCTGGAGTTCGCGGAGGACCGCGTAGAGGGTCAGGCCGGCGCAGGGGCTTTTGGGTCGAGTCTGAGCAGGGTGCAGAAGGCCTGGGCGAGGGAGGCGAGGGTGACGTGGCGGTGCCAGCCGAGGTAGTTGCGGCCCTCGAAGTGGTCCAGGCCGAGGCCGTCCTTGAGCTCGCGGTAGTCGTGTTCAACTCTCCAGCGGATCTTGGCGATTCGCACCAGCTCGCGCAGTGGAATGTCGGCGGGCAGCGTCGAGAGCCAGTAGTCGGTGGGCTCGGCAGAGTCGGGAGGCCACTCGACGAGCAGCCAGCATTCGGGCAGGGAGCCGTCGGCGGCGCGGCGGATGGACCGGTTGGCCGGGCGGACCCGTAGGGCCAGGAATTGCGAGCGCATCTCGGCCCGTGGGTTGTGCTTGGTGGCCTTGCTGCCCTGACGCCAGGTAACGGTGCGGGTGGCCGCTTGCCCGGCGGCCAGGGCCAGCACGCGCAGGGTGGTGTGCGGCTGGGGGTAGGCGGACACGGGAGGGCGGCCCTGCCCGGAGTACGGCGGACGCTCGGGCGTGGCGTCGCCCGGGTGCGCGGTCGTGGTGGCCTTGACCGCGACCGCGTAGGTCAGGCCTCGTTCGGTCAGACCCTCTCGAAAGCCCGTGGCGTCGCCGTATCCGGCATCGGCGACGACCGGCAGGCCCGGCAACTCCCAGTCCCCGCGAACCTCGTCGAGCATGTCCAGGGCCAGGCGCCACTTCTCCCGGTGGCGAGCAGTCTCGGGGATGCCGGCCTTGGCGCGGCGCCGGCGGATCGCCGAAGCCAGCAGCGCGTCCTCGGTATGTTTGGTGTCGTCCCAGCCCTCGGGCAGGAACAGACGCCAGTCGACGGCCGAGGAGGCGCGGTCGCTGACCAGGTTCACACTGACCCCGATCTGGCAGTTGCCCCGCTTGCCCAGCGCGCCGCAGTACATCCGCGCCACCCCTGGCGAGTCGTAGCCGTCCTTGGGGAAGCCGACATCGTCAATCGCGTACGCCTCGGGCGAGATGTGCGCCGCGGCCCAACGGGCCAGCCGCTCACGGACCTTGGCGTAGTCCCAGGTGGAGGAGGACACGAACTGCTGGAGCTGCTGGTGGTCCACGCCCAGGCGCTCGGCCATCGGCTGCATCGACTTGCGCTTGCCGTCCAGCATCAGCCCGCGCAGGTACAACTCACCCTTGGCCCGCTGGTCCCGACGCGCCAACGAGCCCAGCATCTCGGCCGCGAACGCCTCCAGACGCGGACGGACCTCTTCCATCTCCTCAGGAGTCACAACTGAAAGAAGATCACAATCTATCCAACGAGGATCACTTGGGGTACCTAACAAAGCCCTACTACGATCTCGGCTGATAAGCGCATCCCCGTGCGCAACAAATGCCCGAATTTTTCTATTTAGTTATGCTTGGAGTCGGCTACTGCGCCGCATCCGCGCGGTCGCGGAGACTCGAAAGGAAGCCCGGTCATGCCGAAAAACGAGAGGTCGTCCCAGCCCTCGCACGGCGAGGAACCGAGCCGCCACAAGGGCGCCCACCAGCACGGCTGGGCGTCGGATGTGGACGAGACCCATCAGGAGGCCAACGACAGCGCGCACCGGTCCTTCCATCCCGATGAGTACGCGCCGAAGCCCGGCCCTGGCAGGAAGGTCTCCAAGGAGGAAACCGAGGAAGTCCCCGGCAACACAGTCAAGAGCACACATCGCCCGGGTCAGGAACGCGCCGGGAAATCCGGCGAGAGCGGCATGCACGACACCGGCCCCAGGGGCCGGTCCCAACGCCCCAGCGGCACCCGGGACGCCTCCGCATCCACAGGGGTCGACCCGCAGGAACCGCGCACCGACTCCGACTGAACCCACCGACCCCGAACGGCGCCGTCCCTGGCGAGCCGCCGAGCCGACGCCAATCTCGCGACACCACCAAGATCCGAAAGTGACGCGGTGGTGCGGAGCGCGCAACCTCCTTCTCGCCGAGCCTGACGTCAAGGTCTGACGCTCCCTGGCTTCTGCGGACTTAGCGTGGTTGTACGCCGCAAATTCTCGGAGCACGCCATGATCGTCATCTTGGGACTCATCATCCTGATCGCCGCGGTAGTCGTCGCCGTGGCCGGCGTTCTCACCAACGCCGGCAGCGCACACCAGCTCACCGACGGCTTCTCCGTATTCGGTTACCACGTGACCGGTTCCACCGGCACGCTATTCCTCTACGGCATCGTCGTCGGAGCCCTGGCCCTCCTGGGGCTGAGCCTGCTCATCGCCGCTGCACGCCGCCCATCCCACCATTCCAGAACCTCGCGTCGGGCCCCTGGACAGCCCGGCCGCGAGCCGGCCGCAGATCACAACGACGCAATCGGTCGCCACCAGACCGACCGCGCGGAGACTGCACCTGCGCGGGGAAGCGACCGACCCCACGACGACCGCCCTGTCGCCCCCGACGGCGGCCACCGGAGCAGGTGGCATCTGTTCGGGCACCGGCCCGCCCCCCGATAACCCCGGCCACACGCAGGGTCCGGGCCAATCCCCAGTGGGCCGGATCCGGTGCCACACGACCCGCAGCTGCCGTCCGTACCAGGCCCCAGCGAACCCCAGACCCAGCCAGACGCGGCGTGAGCGCGACACCTCACCGATTGCGGCCTCAGAGTGATCGGCGCAAGGTGGATACGTCATCCCCCAGTGAAGGGCACAAACGTCATGGGTAAGGCGAAGGCGAAGGCCAAGCAAGTCAAGGGCAAGCTGAAGGAAACCGCCGGCGGTGCTACGGACAACAAGGGCATGCAGGCAGAGGGCCGCGGCGAGGAATTGACGGGCAAGGCCCAGGAGACCGCGGCAAGGGCAGCTGAGCGGCTGAAGAAGTCCGGACGGTAGGACCTGCATTGTGAGGTTTCACGGTCGGCGGGGCGCGGCTTGGTGCTGGCCTTGCGGGCCGGCACCGGGCGTCAGGTTTCGTTGCTCGGTGAAAGTTCGCTGAGGTTCGGCGGTTTCGGGCGATTGCATCGCCGGGTCGCCGAGGCTGATTGCCTCACCTGGTTTTCATCCTGCCTCCCCTTGAGGAAAGTGCCGCCGTATCGACTCGGGGTTACCCCCCGGAGCCGAGTGGTGTCGTGACGCGGCCCACCGTGCGATACCACCCTGCGGTTGTTGCTCAGAAGGCCGTGACGATGCAGCAGCTGTGCCAGGGGCATGACTCTGTCCCGGCTTCGGCGAGAACCTCAACGAGCACGTGGTGGGCGGGCGGGGTCTTCTCCGCCCAGTCGAGGAAGGGCTGCTGATGGTCACCGCCGACCTGAACCAGGGCGATCTCCGTGAAGGCCGCCGCGGCGTAGGCACGCACCGCCTCGACAAAGGTGCCGACGTTGTCACCGCACGGGATGGAATCCGCGATGTCGTCCGGGCGTACGAACTGGGAGGCTGCCCGCCCTGGGTGATCTCTGAAGGTCGGTCGCGACATTGAAGTTCCTCAAGCCTCCGGGTGTCTACGCGCCGCAGGAAGACACAGCCATGTTGATATCCGCTCTGCGGCGCGAACATCTGTCACCCGGAGCGGAGGTACTCGACGTGGGTACCGGTACCGGCGCAGTGGCGATCGCCGCCGCCTGCTACGGCGCCGCCCACGTGACCGCCATCGACACTTCGGCCGCGGCGGTGCTCACGACACGACTGAACGCGCTGCTGTCCGGGTATGCGCGGGTGATCCGGGCCAGCCGGGGCGACTTGACGGAGCCTGTGACCGGCTTGAGGTTCGACCTGGTGCTGGCGAACCCGCCGTACGTACCGTCCGCGAACGTCCGCATGCCGCGTCGCGGTATTGCTCGGGCCTGGGAGGCGGGGATCGACGGCCGGGCGGTGCTCGACCGGCTCTGTGTCAAGGTCCCCGCTCTGCTGCGCCCTGGAGGTGTGCTGCTTGCGGTCCACTCCGCGCTGAGTAACCCAGCGATGACGCTGGCGCGGCTGGCTGAAGCCGGATTGGACGTGGCTGTGACCGACCGCCGGTTCGTTCCCTTCGGGCCTGTCCTGCGAGAACGGGCCGGCTGGCTGGAGACCCAGGGCCTGATCGAGTCCGGCCAGGAGAAAGAGGAACTGGTGGTGATCCGTGCAGAACGGCCGTACTGAACCGGAGACCGCACCTCGGGCAGCTGCACGGCGCGTCATGCAGGAGCCGGGCGGACCCATGCTCGTGGAGGGGCCGGTCGAAGTGGTCCAGGAGGACGGCACCATTGCCCGCTCGGACCGGCCTGTCGTCGCACTGTGTACCTGTCGGCGGAGCCACATCTTCCCTTGGTGCGACACGAGCCACCGCGGCCGGAAGAGGCCGAAGAAAGCCCCGCCGCCGGCCTCAGAGCGGCACACGGAGTGAGGACTCGCCACCCCGCCATGCGCGGAGCAACTGCTCCCCGAACCGGTCTTCCAACCATCCGGTGGCCCCGATACCGAAGGCGACGTCCTGTGCCAGATCCGGCTCCTCCTGGAGCAGACCGGCGACGACCTCATGCCGTACCAGCTGCTCATGCACGGCGTCGGCCTCCACATGCTCCGCGTAGAAGCGGATGGCCGCAGGCCCGGCACCGGCCCGCTCCAACGCCTGAGCGAGGCGCCGCGACCCTGGTGGCGATGTGGTCTCCACCGAGGCGAAGTGACCGACCAGCGCACCACGGTGTGAGCGGTGGAGTCCAAAGAGTGACATGAGGTTGACGGTCGCGAGCATCTGCCGAGAGCCGGCGTCGAGGTAGCGCCCATACGAGGTGTCCAACTGAAGGTCCGCCATCAGATCGGCGAACAGCTTCGAGTGGACCCGCTCCGCCCGTCCCGCTCCGAATTCGTCGTACTCCACAGCCGCCATTCCCGCCTTGGCCCGGCCCGTCAGGCGCGGGATCACCCACACGTGCGGATCGGCCTCCTTGAGGTGGTAAAGCGAGCGGTGTGCGGCGTACTCGCGCAGATGCCACAGCTCGCCCTCGTCCCGCAGGAAGTACGACACGCCGTCGCCGTCCACCGGCTCCAGAACGAGTTCGTCCAGCGCCATACCGACGTCCTCGGCCACCGGCACGTCAGCGCGCAAAGCCGCCATGAACTCCCGGTCCAGCGCGGCACGCACCCTGAGCAGTTCCGGATCCCACTCCCAGGCGCCGTCCACACCGTCGAAGCCGCGGTAGTGCAACTCGTAGCAGAGGTACAGGGCGAGCTGCAGGTCATCGCCGTACGGGTCGGCACCCGCTACCAGGGACGTGTCCGGCAGGCTGCGCCGACCCGGTTCCCGGCCGAGCGCCTCGATCAGAGCGGCAGACACCTCACCCCGGGTCTCCGGCAGCTTCATGGTCCTTCCTCTCCTCGGTCCGTCGGCTCGTTCCGTGGGGGCACCGCGAGGGAGAAGGAGTGCCCGGCGAGATCGGCGAAAGCGAACGCCGCGCAGCGCACCGCCGACCTTCGCCTCCATCGGCATTGCCCCGAGGCTCACCCCTTCTCGTTCCGCCTCGTCCAGATCACCGTGTGCGACGAGTATCCGAAGATGCGCCTGCCGGGCGCCATCCGGCCGCGGCCGGCGGGAGCGTCGTAGCCGTGGTCCCGGCGGATTGCCAGGTGCACGCCTTATTGCCGATAATTTCTACAAAATCAGGATCGCTCACCACCTGAATTTCTGCATCGAGCAGTGCGCAGTGACGCGTAGAACTCCGCCAGGCTTCGGGCTCCGCGCAGTCCAGAACGAGGACACTTATCTTTGCAACGGACATGTTCTTTCGGGTACCCGCCGACGCTCAGAACACACTGGCGACGGCCAGTGCTTACGGGGACACGCTTCCGTCGTCGAGAACCACCTGGCTTTAGCGAGCAGATCCCGCCCGAGACTCCTGCAGCCACCAGAGTGGAACGGAGCCGACGCCTGTTTGGGAATCGGCCGCACATGGCAAACCGCTCATCATGCGGCTTTCAGCGGGGTATACGAAATTCGCGGTTCTCGCTCCAAGCATCGGCACGGTGAAAGTGGCGGCCGTCCGCACCGAGGACCTCTTTCTGAGGTCCCTCGACGCGCTGGGCCGCCTGAAGAAACTTGATGTGGTGATCAGCCCCGTGCGGCGGTTGGTGCGCGGCGTGCCTCTGGGGCGCTACCGCGATGTGCTGCACGGTCTGCCGATCGGCCATCCCCTGCATCCCGCGCTGGTGCAGGTTCCGATGGGCGCGTGGTTTTCCGCCGCAGTGCTGGACGTCGTGCCCGGCACCCGGCGCAGTGCCCGCATCTTGGTGGGTGTGGGCCTCCTGGGGGCCGCGCCGGCCGCATTGGCCGGCTGGGTGGACTGGGCTGAGCAGCACGAGGAACAGATGCGTACCGGACTGGTGCACGCGACGTCGATCGCCGCGACCATCGGACTCTACGCGGGATCCTGGGTGCATCGCGGCCGTGGACATACGGCATTGGGCAAGGCGCTGGGCTTTGCGGGGCTGTGTATGGCCGGCACCGGCGGGATGCTTGGTGGCCACCTCGCCTATCGCCAGGCCGCAGGCGCCAACAAGACGGCAGCGGTCCCGCATCTGTTGGAAGAGGGGTGGCACCCGGTCGGCAGAGTGGAGGACTTCCCAGTCGGCGAGGCCGTGCGGCGGGAGTTGGGCGAGGTGCCGTTGCTGGTGTTCCGTCAGCCGGGCGGCCGCATTCATGTCCTCGCGGAGCGGTGCAGCCACCTGTCAGGGCCCCTGTCGGACGGGAAGATTGCCGACGGCTGCGTGGAATGCCCCTGGCACGGCAGTGTCTTCCGGCTGTCGGACGGAGCGAACGTACGCGGGCCGGCCACCGCACCGCAGCCGTCCTTCCAGGTGAGCGTGGACAGCGACGGCACCGTCCACGTAAAGCTGCCCGGCGCCGGCTGAACCACGCAATGACGTATCAGCGGCCCAGGGCGTTCCGAAGCTGCTTGTTCATCGAGGAGCGGCCGTCGATGTTGCGATTCTTCGCCTCCTCGTACAGCTGATCCTTCGTCGGTCCTTGCGATCCGCTGTGGGACTGTTCGCCTCCACGTTGTGAGGCGGACTTCCTGTTTTGAGCGGAGACCTTTCTGGAGGTCTTCGACTCGCCGAGCGCCCCTGCTCCACCGTGCGCGCGGCAATTTCCTTCGCTCACTTTGTGGACTCACCTCTTTCCTCGGCACCCTCCTGTGCTCGTACTGACGTTCACCTGCTCGTACTGACGCTCACGCTTCTTGCTCCAGCCGGCAGGCGTGATGTGTCTTTGACCTGGCCAGATGTCGTCGACGTCGATTAGCTGCGATGCGATGCGGACATGACACATACCACTTCAGCCCTGAATGGTGTCTCCTCTGGTGCTGACCGTGCCGTCCTGCGGGGCGATCCGTCTCCCCCGGTTACTCTCGGCGCCAGAGTGGGAGTGTCGGCCCCTGTCCGGCCGCGACACGGAGGACGGAGAACGCTCTCTCCGAGGCGAGGCCTCTTATGCCTGCTCAGCGCATGGGCGGAGGAACAACACAGTGGCTTCCCGCTTCGGCCGCCCGCTGTACGCTCGCCGCCAGAGGCGCCGAACGAGCATGCTGGCAAAAGGGTCGCGTCCACCTCGCAAGGCAACGCCATGGTTTCCACGCGCAGCCCGCCCCGGCCCGACAGGCCACCGGCAGAGGTCACGGAACTGGCCAGCTGCACTGTCGGTGCCCCTTGCTGGGCGAGCATGCACGGTGGCGGAACCCTCGGCCAGGCCGTAGAGGGTGATCAACGCACGCCCCTGTTGTACGACCCGCACGGCGCGGTCTTCGGCGCCGAGTCTCCACGCAGCTCCGTGATAATCACCGCTGCGGTCGGACTCCGGCCCGGCTCAGGTTCCGATCCGGGAGGCCTGACAGGGACCACATAAGTGCAAAGATTACGGGGAACCCACGACAGCAAAACACTCCCGGCGGACCGTTCCAACCCGAGAGGACCTGGGAATGTCTGACAACGACCTGAGCATGCGGAAGGTGCTGGCAATCGTCACGAACTACGGCGTCGAACAGGACGAACTCCTGGTGCCCCTCGAACACCTGCGGGGCTGGGGCGCCGATGTGGACGTCGCTGCCGTGTCGGCGGGCGACGTTCAGACCCTGGTCGGCGACAAGGCTCCCGGAAAGACCATCCGCCCCGAACTTGCTCTGAGCGACGTCGACCCGGCCGATTACGACCTCCTGCTCGTGCCGGGTGGCACGTTGAACGCCGACGCACTGCGCCAGCAGGGTTCAACGACGGAGATCGTCCGCTCCTTCACGTCCACCGGTCGCCCCGTAGCGGCCATCTGCCACGGCCCCTGGGCCTTGGTCGAGGCGGGTGTCATCGAAGGCAAGAGGCTCACTTCCTACCCCTCGTTGAGGACAGACATCGGCAATGCCGGTGGCGAACGGGCCGACGAGCCGGTCATCAAGGACGACTCCCGCGGATGGACCCTCATAACCTCGCGCAACCCAGGTGACCTGGAGCCGTTCCTCCAAGAGATCGATGCAGTGCTCGCCGTAGACGCTCACTGAACTCCAGCCCCGCGCACTTGCCTCGCTCGTTCCGGCTATGTGCTGGCCGAGCGCGCTCTCACGACAGGAAAGGGGCAAGCGCCGAGGCGGATCTCGTTGTGGTTGCTGAAGGTGGCGATGGAATTGCAGATGGCCTGTACTGGTGTGGGGAGGAGACCTGGTCTCACGATTCGGTCGGATGGTGACCAGGATCAGTGGCCGGCGATGCCAGGAGGTTCTCGATCGCCTCGAGGCGTGTCTCCAGCCTTTGGACGTCCGCGCGGGTGGCGTTCTGTTCGGACGGCTTGAGCACGATCACCAATTGGCCGTCCGGCTCAAGGCGCCCCACGGCGACCATGCTGATGTCGTCGCCGTTCTGCAGACGCACTGCGTGCTCGACTTCTGTGGGGCGCAGCGCCAGGTGCCTGAGCGCACCCGTGAGCAGTCGGCCGTCCTCGATGATTGTTGTCGGCTTTCCCTCCACCAGGCGTACGGCACGCTCGTTGACGGCCAGCCACCGGTTCAGTGCCGCGTTAACCGCGACCAGGGTGGTGGCGCCGATCGCGCCACCGAGCAGGCTGTTGTCGTTGCCGATGACTGCGTTCTGGACGACGTTGGACAGCAGGAAGATCACAACGAAGTCGAAGGTGTTCAGGTTTGCCAGGCCGCGCTTGCCACTCAACCGGAACAGAATCACGATGAGTGCGTAGACACCAACAGTACGCAGCACCTTCTCCGCGATAGGGACCTGAACAGACAGCAGATCGTGCCACATGGCGCTCCTCACCCCGGCTCTGAGCACCGAGATCCGACACCCATCACCGACCCCGCCGTTCGCATCACGATGACCTCCGCGCGGAAGTGCCCTCTGGGCAGTTCGAGGCGACGTTCCAAGCGCCGTACACCCGTGTGGCCGAGCGGCTTTTGGGACGCACCGGTGCAAGGTGGTTAGCTGCTGCTGTCCGGACTGCGCATCTGTTAGCGGCTGACCGTGACCGGGCAGCAATTCCGCCCCCTTCGGGGAAGGGGGCGGAATCGAGTGTCCGGCGGCGCGTGCCCTCGCTGTACCGGGGTGAGTCGGGAGTCCGCCTCTGGCGTGCGGGCCTTCCGCCGCGTTGGATGCGGGGGTGCCTGGTGACGT
This region includes:
- a CDS encoding IS701 family transposase, giving the protein MTPEEMEEVRPRLEAFAAEMLGSLARRDQRAKGELYLRGLMLDGKRKSMQPMAERLGVDHQQLQQFVSSSTWDYAKVRERLARWAAAHISPEAYAIDDVGFPKDGYDSPGVARMYCGALGKRGNCQIGVSVNLVSDRASSAVDWRLFLPEGWDDTKHTEDALLASAIRRRRAKAGIPETARHREKWRLALDMLDEVRGDWELPGLPVVADAGYGDATGFREGLTERGLTYAVAVKATTTAHPGDATPERPPYSGQGRPPVSAYPQPHTTLRVLALAAGQAATRTVTWRQGSKATKHNPRAEMRSQFLALRVRPANRSIRRAADGSLPECWLLVEWPPDSAEPTDYWLSTLPADIPLRELVRIAKIRWRVEHDYRELKDGLGLDHFEGRNYLGWHRHVTLASLAQAFCTLLRLDPKAPAPA
- a CDS encoding CsbD family protein, with the protein product MGKAKAKAKQVKGKLKETAGGATDNKGMQAEGRGEELTGKAQETAARAAERLKKSGR
- a CDS encoding HemK2/MTQ2 family protein methyltransferase, whose amino-acid sequence is MKFLKPPGVYAPQEDTAMLISALRREHLSPGAEVLDVGTGTGAVAIAAACYGAAHVTAIDTSAAAVLTTRLNALLSGYARVIRASRGDLTEPVTGLRFDLVLANPPYVPSANVRMPRRGIARAWEAGIDGRAVLDRLCVKVPALLRPGGVLLAVHSALSNPAMTLARLAEAGLDVAVTDRRFVPFGPVLRERAGWLETQGLIESGQEKEELVVIRAERPY
- a CDS encoding CDGSH iron-sulfur domain-containing protein; the encoded protein is MLVEGPVEVVQEDGTIARSDRPVVALCTCRRSHIFPWCDTSHRGRKRPKKAPPPASERHTE
- a CDS encoding iron-containing redox enzyme family protein; this translates as MKLPETRGEVSAALIEALGREPGRRSLPDTSLVAGADPYGDDLQLALYLCYELHYRGFDGVDGAWEWDPELLRVRAALDREFMAALRADVPVAEDVGMALDELVLEPVDGDGVSYFLRDEGELWHLREYAAHRSLYHLKEADPHVWVIPRLTGRAKAGMAAVEYDEFGAGRAERVHSKLFADLMADLQLDTSYGRYLDAGSRQMLATVNLMSLFGLHRSHRGALVGHFASVETTSPPGSRRLAQALERAGAGPAAIRFYAEHVEADAVHEQLVRHEVVAGLLQEEPDLAQDVAFGIGATGWLEDRFGEQLLRAWRGGESSLRVPL
- a CDS encoding Rieske (2Fe-2S) protein, yielding MRLSAGYTKFAVLAPSIGTVKVAAVRTEDLFLRSLDALGRLKKLDVVISPVRRLVRGVPLGRYRDVLHGLPIGHPLHPALVQVPMGAWFSAAVLDVVPGTRRSARILVGVGLLGAAPAALAGWVDWAEQHEEQMRTGLVHATSIAATIGLYAGSWVHRGRGHTALGKALGFAGLCMAGTGGMLGGHLAYRQAAGANKTAAVPHLLEEGWHPVGRVEDFPVGEAVRRELGEVPLLVFRQPGGRIHVLAERCSHLSGPLSDGKIADGCVECPWHGSVFRLSDGANVRGPATAPQPSFQVSVDSDGTVHVKLPGAG
- a CDS encoding DJ-1/PfpI/YhbO family deglycase/protease; the encoded protein is MSDNDLSMRKVLAIVTNYGVEQDELLVPLEHLRGWGADVDVAAVSAGDVQTLVGDKAPGKTIRPELALSDVDPADYDLLLVPGGTLNADALRQQGSTTEIVRSFTSTGRPVAAICHGPWALVEAGVIEGKRLTSYPSLRTDIGNAGGERADEPVIKDDSRGWTLITSRNPGDLEPFLQEIDAVLAVDAH
- a CDS encoding DUF421 domain-containing protein, with translation MWHDLLSVQVPIAEKVLRTVGVYALIVILFRLSGKRGLANLNTFDFVVIFLLSNVVQNAVIGNDNSLLGGAIGATTLVAVNAALNRWLAVNERAVRLVEGKPTTIIEDGRLLTGALRHLALRPTEVEHAVRLQNGDDISMVAVGRLEPDGQLVIVLKPSEQNATRADVQRLETRLEAIENLLASPATDPGHHPTES